Genomic segment of Xanthomonas sp. DAR 35659:
GATCAGCGCGGTGCCGCCGATCATGCGCAAGACCGCGGCCAACCCCGATGGCGTGCCGATGGAGGTGTTCGACGGCATCCGCGCCGGCCTGGCCGGCAACCGCGCCCAGTTCTACCTGGATTTCGCCAGCGGTCCGTTCTACGGCTTCAATCGTCCAGGCGCGAAGGTGCTGCAGGGCACGATCCAGAACTGGTGGCGGCAGGGCATGCTCGGTGCCGCCAAGGCGCACTACGACGGCATCAAGGCGTTCTCGGAAACCGACTTCACCGAGGATCTCAAGGCGATCGACGTGCCCACCCTGGTGCTGCATGGCGACGACGATCAGGTGGTGCCGATCGCCACGACCAGCGAGCTGACGGTGAAGCTGTTGAAGGACGGCACGCTGAAAGTCTATCCAGGCTATCCGCACGGCATGTGCACCACCCACGCCGAGGTGATCAACCCGGACCTGCTGGCCTTCATCCAGGCCTGAATCGGCCGCGGCGGAGGGCACCCTGCTCCCGTCGCGAGATCAGCACTGCGCGCATCGGCGTGATCCGGTGCGCGCAGCGTGCCCGCTGCGCACCGTGCGCCTGTCAAACCCGCTTCATCCGCCGAAGCTACGCTGATCGGCCAGTGAGCGCATGCTCGTCGCCGGACCCAGCCTCGTGGTCGAACACAGTCGTCGCCGTTTCCTTGCCCGTGCCTCCCTGGCCCTCGGCGCCGGCGCGGCCATGCCGCTGCTGCCCGGCGTGATCCGCAGTGCGCTGGCGGTGCCGCCTGCACGCGTCACCGGCACCGTGCAGGACGTGCAGCATGTGGTGATCCTGATGCAGGAGAACCGCTCCTTCGACCACTACTTCGGCTGCCTGCGTGGCGTGCGCGGCTTCGGCGACCCGCGGCCGCTGCGTCTGCCCAGCGGGCGCCCGGTCTGGTACCAGCCGGAGGCC
This window contains:
- a CDS encoding alpha/beta fold hydrolase produces the protein MSTITTKDGVEIFFKDWGPRTAQPIYFHHGWPLSSDDWDAQMLYFLGKGFRVVAHDRRGHGRSSQVGDGHDMAHYAADVAAVVEHLDLRNAVHIGHSTGGGEVARYVVAHGKGRVAKAVLISAVPPIMRKTAANPDGVPMEVFDGIRAGLAGNRAQFYLDFASGPFYGFNRPGAKVLQGTIQNWWRQGMLGAAKAHYDGIKAFSETDFTEDLKAIDVPTLVLHGDDDQVVPIATTSELTVKLLKDGTLKVYPGYPHGMCTTHAEVINPDLLAFIQA